From a single Toxoplasma gondii ME49 chromosome II, whole genome shotgun sequence genomic region:
- a CDS encoding hypothetical protein (encoded by transcript TGME49_297890) has translation MRGVRPSCFTDCLHKPCFCLATNGGAPGLRVSHAPGGLHQQAPFRGANLDGFGGKQQTASRSVCSRCGAPFDRPYLTQRDSPCLPRNTRTRPNVARSQGVEDCVSSRVGFHGNADLPPSMTTCGFAHFPSGIISFPTSSAASIRQSNELSKCSFTDPDSVCIPAQHHGSPTHWDGPHRFLFRRRLTTLASTLSLSRSARKVPVCGTSQLSPREFRRQSLKLQRQGELFGYFAGLPYVSWRSLLRVLHLLVTKPFFRGQDLLALPVVCKRLGVSDFRVVDRLLAGAVVRPSMNFASPFSDSSDGQVTEEDRSCLRTGDTSTKPDPAYRAHAPTAARVALKKRPPFSLFVASLDDWPVQHHPHHMHAVQRLLAAICANLHNYTTPDLLLLFDGLTALGTPQGGDGSEVALPKLKRGLGQMPVEALEEFEVTLGLLLLQIRARLREGESAGGTGKDGESFFSSRNVLKAYEIVSRVAGVPPECWTSPFFAGARVRANAGAGGVLPSSAEPTEGQLTVQKHALAKFLNTSPAARVGGAGETNDDFTCSPAHAVEDLLCLLGSRILADDVANEALLANVACSVSTVALDTISLVQASSIVAGSHSRRSPAYLALAYMRLAERQPPRPTAAAMAQEILKRVASMKLPVEKDGKTHWYTVRELLPSSGIPTEARHALITALSLAPPSVLPAFAGAVWRELEAGFKGERQSGVAASNDHRTGSFRELSSPPSDGPSALSEATLVAALPLFSRCAILAVTIPRECRDTREELECTTGFSSQGRARGREWHSVDNVSSPHSDAKGVMCTRAPNGLLWLRRLSSVVELALKRQMERMQRDCSSTRDSSSPGEPQTLPTGRVCGAGWREDPVPGLESAVEVFCAADVGARLTKSLKSSLFWSRRSWKRSSLSGQRRQGKALRWPAAWLSATSLERGVVKKRLLDSFQWKRETVFRILTSVHRRFVLSRRLAELQLRQATFEAGPLLSDASLARLTALTSPTRSSEGEIVSCSSGQPHTSDPGVSVGERRRNKRSQLFRSERQSIHDWLVPHVIRVCPLHMSALYFQLLVNELATSCWRRACGSVDARGYGGKAASVRSESRCVKESREADSSGSDGARATWQGAQSVDSDSAKRSALSRTNAPVGDRLLLHALRIADHVRQRLDGIRRQLARQCRLSAAQQERVLISLPQFQQYNKELVLRDRHLDFSPFGKLFNLREPACGVRTSRDVLALVKVTNQHVSRAMASVATLQSSVQLWLSELQEVGRTGRGAGRVGSANDGEEAHLSGEKGAPSRGRSRGSPEMERVDIRNGLRNYCRELQEVTEALARSSRRCLYTAIVQIPLRRKTWVGPCQGEVEWATQQALAIMEADGARDRSGVSRLLEATENEEGRLPSAAGTGAVQTLASELAAGSGVRGCKEKPNGVGAADGKSTLSRMAEMNAIIQCMQPERGIVAWELRNPPRVVTARGRGLRGHHQGRWREGVEHRLGENAHDRSGGIPGMFARLRILKKSDAAESRRENSNEEHAGHTLQSSVNGESETITATVAGKKERFMVQVGAT, from the coding sequence ATGCGTGGGGTTCGACCTAGCTGTTTCACAGACTGTCTGCACAAACCATGCTTCTGCTTGGCGACCAATGGAGGCGCCCCCGGCCTCCGCGTGTCTCATGCGCCGGGCGGGCTCCATCAACAAGCGCCGTTTCGAGGGGCAAATCTCGATGGTTTTGGCGGTAAACAGCAGACAGCATCGCGGTCTGTTTGCTCACGATGTGGCGCCCCTTTCGATCGCCCGTACCTGACACAACGGGACTCTCCGTGTCTACCGAGGAACACCCGCACACGGCCCAACGTAGCGCGTTCGCAAGGTGTCGAGGactgcgtttcctcgcgaGTGGGCTTTCACGGAAACGCGGATTTACCTCCATCCATGACAACCTGCGGCTTCGCACACTTCCCTTCGGGAATAATCTCTTTCCCCACGTCTTCTGCGGCCTCGATTCGACAGTCTAACGAACTGTCGAAGTGCTCCTTCACGGATCCTGACTCTGTCTGTATCCCCGCCCAGCACCACGGGTCTCCAACCCACTGGGACGGCCCTCACCGCTTTCTTTTCCGCCGTCGCCTCACCACACTTGCCTCCACGTTGTCGCTGTCTCGTTCTGCCAGGAAAGTGCCCGTTTGTGGAACTTCCCAGCTCTCCCCTCGAGAGTTTCGGCGCCAGTCGCTGAAGCTGCAAAGACAAGGCGAGTTGTTTGGGTATTTCGCCGGGCTCCCGTATGTCTCTTGGCGTTCGCTCCTGCGCGTGCTTCACCTTCTCGTGACGAAACCTTTTTTCAGAGGCCAGGACCTTCTCGCCCTTCCCGTCGTGTGCAAGCGTCTGGGCGTCTCAGACTTTCGGGTTGTTGACCGCCTTCTTGCTGGGGCAGTTGTGCGTCCGTCGATGAATTTCGCTTCGCCCTTCAGCGACTCTTCAGATGGACAGGTGACAGAGGAAGaccgcagctgtctccggaCCGGAGATACTTCCACAAAACCCGACCCGGCGTatcgcgcgcatgcacccacGGCGGCGCGAGTTGCACTGAAAAAACGgccgcctttttctctctttgtcgcttcCTTGGACGACTGGCCAGTGCAACACCACCCACACcatatgcatgcagttcagaGACTACTTGCCGCGATTTGCGCGAACCTGCACAACTACACGACTCCAGACTTGCTGCTTCTTTTTGATGGTCTGACGGCTCTTGGAACACCCCAGGGAGGCGACGGCTCTGAGGTGGCTCTCCCCAAGTTGAAGCGAGGCCTTGGACAGATGCCAGTTGAAGCCCTTGAGGAATTTGAAGTCACCCTCGGCCTCTTGCTGTTGCAGATTCGCGCTCGactgagagaaggcgaaagcgcTGGGGGTACAgggaaggacggagagagtTTTTTTTCCTCTAGAAACGTCCTCAAGGCGTACGAGATTGTCAGCCGAGTGGCAGGGGTCCCGCCAGAATGCTGgacttctccgtttttcgctGGTGCTCGTGTGCGGGCGAATGCCGGTGCAGGTGGTGTGCTTCCGTCGTCAGCAGAGCCGACGGAGGGTCAGCTGACTGTACAGAAGCATGCGCTTGCAAAGTTCCTTAACACTTCCCCGGCGGCCAGAGTTGGAGGGGCAGGGGAAACAAACGACGACTTTACATGTTCCCCCGCACACGCCGTAGAAGACCTGCTCTGCCTCTTGGGATCAAGAATCCTAGCTGATGATGTCGCTAACGAAGCGCTTCTAGCGAACGTCGCATGCTCCGTTTCCACTGTTGCACTGGATACCATTTCTCTTGTGCAGGCTTCTTCAATTGTTGCGGGTTCTCACTCTCGCCGATCCCCCGCCTACTTGGCGCTTGCATACATGCGCCTCGCCGAGCGGCAACCACCGCGTCCCACAGCGGCAGCGATGGCCCAGGAGATTTTAAAGCGCGTTGCATCCATGAAACTTCCAGTTGAGAAGGACGGCAAAACCCACTGGTACACTGTCAGAGAGTTGCTACCTTCGTCCGGGATCCCGACAGAAGCTAGACACGCGCTTATCACAGCGTTGAGTTTGGCTCCTCCGTCCGTCCTTCCGGCTTTTGCAGGGGCTGTGTGGCGCGAGTTGGAGGCGGGCTTcaagggagaaagacagtCTGGTGTGGCAGCGTCCAATGACCACAGAACTGGATCCTTCAGAGAGTTGTCTTCGCCCCCCTCGGATGGACCATCAGCGTTGTCGGAGGCAACTTTGGTGGCGGCGCTGCCACTGTTCAGTCGTTGCGCGATCTTGGCTGTGACCATCCCTCGTGAATGCCGGGATacgagagaggaactggAATGCACCACTGGTTTCAGTTCACAGGGGCGGGCGAGAGGGCGAGAGTGGCATTCAGTGGACAACGTTTCTTCACCGCATTCGGACGCAAAGGGCGTGATGTGTACGCGGGCGCCAAACGGATTGCTGTGGCTCCGCCGACTGTCTAGCGTGGTTGAATTGGcactgaagagacagatggaACGAATGCAGAGGGATTGTTCTTCGACGCGGGACAGTTCGTCTCCCGGAGAGCCGCAGACCTTGCCAACAGGTCGTGTGTGTGGCGCAGGCTGGAGGGAAGACCCAGTTCCAGGTCTTGAGAGTGCCGTGGAAGTATTTTGTGCCGCCGATGTCGGCGCCCGTTTGACGAAAAGTCTCAAGAGCAGCTTGTTCTGGAGCCGAAGGTCCTGGAAGCGGTCGTCGCTCAGCGGTCAGAGAAGGCAAGGGAAGGCTTTACGCTGGCCAGCGGCATGGCTGTCTGCAACGAGTCTTGAGAGGGGAGTGGTAAAGAAGCGTCTTCTGGACAGTTTCCAGTGGAAGCGAGAAACTGTGTTTCGCATTCTCACCTCGGTTCACCGTCGATTCGTGCTCTCCCGTCGCCTTGCTgagctgcagctgcggcagGCTACCTTCGAGGCGGGACCGCTTCTTTCTGACGCATCCCTTGCGCGCCTAACTGCGCTGACGAGCCCCACGCGTTCCAGTGAAGGAGAAATTGTGAGTTGTAGCAGTGGACAGCCACACACATCGGACccgggtgtctctgtcggcgAGCGCAGGCGCAACAAGCGCTCCCAGCTCTTCCGCAGTGAACGACAGTCGATTCATGACTGGCTTGTTCCCCATGTGATTCGTGTTTGTCCCTTGCACATGTCCGCGCTCTACTTCCAGCTGCTGGTCAACGAGCTCGCGACGAGTTGTTGGCGCAGAGCGTGTGGGAGCGTGGATGCGAGAGGCTACGGGGGGAAGGCCGCTTCTGTCCGCAGTGAGTCACGCTGTGTAAAGGAGTCGCGGGAGGCAGATTCGTCAGGGAGCGACGGCGCTCGTGCGACCTGGCAGGGTGCACAAAGCGTGGACAGCGATAGCGCAAAAAGGTCGGCGCTGTCAAGAACGAATGCCCCTGTAGGGGACAGACTgctcctgcatgcgttgcgtATAGCAGACCACGTACGACAACGACTCGATGGGATCCGGCGTCAGCTGGCGAGGCAGTGTCGTCTTTCTGCAGCGCAGCAAGAAAGGGTCCTCATCTCACTGCCTCAGTTTCAGCAATACAATAAAGAGCTGGTGCTTCGCGACAGACACTTAGACTTCAGTCCCTTTGGGAAACTCTTCAATTTGCGAGAGCCGGCGTGCGGGGTTCGAACGAGCCGCGATGTCCTTGCGTTGGTCAAAGTGACAAACCAACACGTCAGCCGCGCTATGGCGTCTGTTGCCACCCTCCAGTCTTCCGTGCAGCTTTGGCTAAGCGAGCTCCAGGAAGTCGGGAGGACAGGACGGGGAGCGGGACGTGTGGGATCTGCCAACGACGGTGAAGAGGCCCATCTGAGCGGTGAGAAAGGCGCGCCTAGCAGGGGACGAAGTAGAGGTTCTccagagatggagagagtGGATATTCGGAACGGACTGCGGAACTACTGCCGCGAATTGCAAGAGGTGACGGAGGCTCTCGCCCGTAGCTCGCGCAGATGCCTGTACACGGCGATTGTTCAGATACCATTGCGACGAAAGACTTGGGTAGGGCCCTGCCAGGGAGAAGTGGAGTGGGCGACCCAACAAGCCCTTGCGATAATGGAAGCGGATGGGGCCAGGGATAGAAGCGGGGTTTCGAGGTTGCTGGAGGCCActgaaaacgaggaaggaaggttGCCGAGCGCTGCGGGGACAGGTGCGGTCCAAACGCTTGCTTCGGAACTAGCTGCTGGGTCGGGGGTACGAGGCTGCAAGGAAAAGCCAAACGGCGTGGGAGCTGCAGACGGAAAATCCACCCTATCCAGAATGGCGGAGATGAACGCGATTATTCAGTGTATGCAACCGGAAAGAGGCATCGTGGCGTGGGAACTGCGAAACCCCCCTCGTGTTGTGACAGCAAGGGGAAGAGGCCTCCGCGGACACCATCAGGGTCGTTGGCGCGAGGGAGTAGAGCACCGGCTTGGGGAGAACGCACATGATAGGTCTGGCGGGATTCCCGGCATGTTTGCGCGTCTTCGTATTCTGAAGAAGTCAGATGCTGCAGAGTcccggagagaaaacagcaaTGAAGAACACGCTGGGCATACCTTGCAGAGCAGCGTGAACGGAGAGAGTGAGACAATTACAGCCACCGTGGCGGGAAAAAAGGAACGTTTTATGGTTCAGGTCGGTGCTACTTAG
- a CDS encoding dense granule protein DG32 (encoded by transcript TGME49_297880~Signal peptide predicted by SignalP 2.0 HMM (probability 1.000) with cleavage site probability 0.976 at residue 30~Predicted trans-membrane domain (TMHMM2.0):12-35), whose product MAARAGSSGVSRRFLFVLFTVLAGSSFVSADDAFIDNVKKGVGEHIGGTPVDLVLNDLYPLIVKQGLGGVLGKIMYKVKGIMYYRLADGVADVVMSELEFYLFGEKGANQSSFKELRKLYEAYMRKFFAESPEDPVDALTTGVWKGLLQLFTEKLQDAFRGSPKGQKMADLLFDSNLTLVKSWTDAAHLQIMQLSSSSARANALRLLRAKQKKPLARKN is encoded by the exons ATGGCAGCGCGTGCGGGAAGCAGCGGCGTCAGCCGCCGATTTCTCTTCGTGCTCTTCACGGTTCTTGCTGGTTCCTCGTTCGTGTCCGCCGACGACGCCTTCATAGACAATGTGAAGAAGGGTGTCGGTGAACATATCGGCGGAACCCCTGTTGACCTTGTCCTGAATGACCTTTACCCCCTCATTGTCAAGCAAGGCCTCGGTGGCGTGTTAGGAAAGATCATGTACAAG GTCAAGGGTATAATGTACTACCGCCTGGCCGACGGTGTCGCCGATGTTGTCATGTCGGAGCTGGAGTTCTACCTGTTCGGTGAGAAGGGTGCGAATCAATCATCCTTCAAAGAGCTGCGAAAACTTTACGAAGCCTACATGCGCAAGTTCTTCGCTGAGTCTCCGGAAGATCCCGTTGATGCCCTTACCACAGGTGTCTGGAAGGGGCTGCTGCAGCTTTTCACCGAAAAGCTTCAAGATGCTTTCCGCGGCAGCCCCAAGGGCCAAAAGATGGCGGATTTGCTTTTCGACTCCAACCTCACACTGGTCAAGAGCTGGACCGATGCCGCTCACCTTCAGATCATGCAGCTCTCCTCCAGTTCGGCTCGCGCGAATGCCCTTCGGCTCCTTCGCGCCAAGCAAAAGAAACCCCTTGCGCGAAAGAACTAG
- a CDS encoding hypothetical protein (encoded by transcript TGME49_297870), whose amino-acid sequence MATALSSETLPVDPLAGSSSPKAKVSTVASPRASPQETKSITLGSSVAISLPGVDGEEDDLLRGIGETATTVFKDMSSWVSGHLREAIVPAVRSFSVVQKFDALLFPPFETGNASATVAGHQHVSNPHSRSSFPVKYDDSTADMPVFQGELACLTPRRLAASGSCLASDSMRFNNATRVSSCIAVALNTDRTSQQRRLHGESSLPSVPRLGSTSVKSSSFINSRKDIAPHRSPPGGFDTPRSLVGVDTGGSGEWSFKLDGLFSSFISFFDGDDGDIHPRSPRSFPGQPPSYDCFAMSHRPSNSNAFYSHDPNLEASTGRNQSFSSVSRGEMTVRTGKTHRPYQTPSQTAFPVPGIAKRMGASDGIFGNGGFQARKHSSVLSSNTICTTADTRTASNPESPVISPRNLEEPADGTVKPQTWLESSASRTLSCVTRSHIELSLQVLHNVGKVVCSTVVSGQARLRCPGFNMLHLRIPLYDPYNQVISVAFSVRMSHSHVKVLQMLDRDQHSRDPLSVDNDHAFGRDADTDGRRLSLLKQLDWHRRTDEDRKKDTCVMHFRVDIPISEVKGEGSPAWTCLTGDRPIAGVTTNELFSRLINGAESNVFQPRLQFSLRKVMTGILSIPAEPNGTPEQHVYVGQFDDLIDISVANALTGQSHLLAQKKNITRLSQGKYNIDGYDCTIFLQPSRLSGFPSDRAGLETTRDDETDETDSLSQTKHPIVVEGGAQQPLLDYLRGSLDNIVWEGQNALSAIEMVDPQLLPTFHGTPIPWEAKVDRRVAMALACHRAAVREQVATELLQLQGKKSPPLIYARHLQPVLVRLAADTAPVRVTYTWGDEYSDIQLVVIEEEFGPPTKTGDSLSVATTQEDVTSVN is encoded by the exons ATGGCAACGGCACTCTCGTCCGAGACCTTGCCGGTGGATCCGCTGGCAGGGTCCTCCTCGCCAAAAGCCAAAGTTTCCACCGTTGCTTCACCAAGAGCATCACCTCAGGAAACGAAAAGTATAACGCTTGGTTCGTCTGTGGCCATTTCACTCCCTGGAGTGGACGGTGAGGAAGACGATCTCCTGAGGGGCATaggagaaacagcgacaACCGTCTTCAAGGACATGAGTTCCTGGGTATCAGGTCACTTGCGCGAAGCCATCGTCCCCGCGGTTCGCTCCTTTTCTGTAGTTCAGAAGTTCGACGCTTTGCTCTTTCCTCCATTTGAGACCGGGAATGCTTCCGCAACAGTGGCTGGCCACCAACACGTGTCGAATCCTCATTCGCGGAGTTCGTTTCCAGTCAAATATGACGACTCTACTGCGGATATGCCAGTTTTTCAAGGAGAATTGGCGTGTCTGACTCCTCGCCGTCTTGCCGCAAGCGGGTCGTGCCTCGCCAGCGACAGCATGCGATTCAACAACGCTACGAGGGTTTCGTCGTGTATTGCCGTGGCACTGAACACGGATCGTACTTCTCAACAAAGACGCCTTCATGGAGAAAGCAGCCTACCCAGTGTGCCTCGTCTTGGATCTACTAGTGTAAAATCGTCTTCGTTTATAAATTCCCGCAAGGATATAGCGCCACACCGGTCTCCGCCAGGCGGCTTCGACACTCCCCGTAGTCTCGTTGGCGTCGATACCGGAGGCAGTGGCGAATGGTCGTTCAAACTGGACGgtcttttctcgagttttATTTCTTTCTTTGATGGCGACGACGGGGATATCCACCCCCGTTCTCCACGTAGCTTTCCCGGGCAGCCTCCATCGTACGACTGCTTCGCGATGTCCCATCGACCATCTAACAGTAATGCCTTCTACTCTCATGATCCTAACCTAGAAGCTTCCACCGGACGCAACCAGTCGTTCTCGTCCGTATCTAGAGGCGAGATGACAGTTCGAACTGGGAAAACACATAGACCATATCAGACTCCCTCGCAGACGGCATTTCCCGTACCAGGGATTGCAAAACGAATGGGTGCTTCCGATGGCATCTTCGGAAACGGTGGATTTCAAGCGCGGAAACACTCTTCTGTCCTATCGTCGAACACTATATGCACCACCGCTGACACAAGAACAGCCAGCAACCCGGAAAGCCCCGTCATCTCTCCAAGAAACCTTGAGGAACCTGCTGATGGCACTGTCAAGCCCCAAACATGGCTCGAGTCCTCAGCTTCTCGCACGTTATCCTGCGTGACACGTTCTCACATTGAGCTTTCGCTGCAAGTTCTCCACAACGTCGGAAAGGTTGTCTGCAGCACTGTCGTTTCCGGTCAGGCAAG GCTTCGGTGTCCTGGCTTTAACATGCTACATTTGCGCATTCCACTCTATGATCCTTACAACCAAGTAATTTCGGTGGCTTTTTCCGTCCGGATGAGTCACTCGCACGTCAAGGTTCTTCAGATGCTTGATCGCGACCAGCACTCTCGAGAtcctctgtctgtcgacAATGATCATGCATTTGGAAGAGACGCCGATACGGACGGCCGGCGACTGAGTCTTTTGAAACAACTTGACTGGCATCGTCGCACCGATGAAGAccggaaaaaagacacaTGTGTCATGCATTTTCGCGTCGACATTCCGATTTCAGAAGTGAAGGGAGAAG GCTCACCTGCATGGACCTGCTTGACAGGCGATCGCCCCATCGCAGGCGTGACTACAAATGAGCTTTTTTCTAG GTTGATAAATGGAGCAGAAAGCAATGTCTTTCAGCCTCGCCTTCAATTTTCTCTGAGAAAAGTGATGACTGGCATCCTTTCCATTCCGGCTGAACCCAATGGCACTCCTGA GCAACACGTGTACGTGGGGCAGTTCGACGATCTAATCGACATTTCAGTCGCCAACGCATTGACCGGACAAAGTCATCTCCTCgcccagaaaaaaaacattACACGCCTTTCGCAAGG GAAGTACAACATCGACGGCTACGATTGCACCATCTTCCTGCAACCGTCACGCCTCTCGGGTTTCCCATCGGACCGCGCGGGCTTGGAGACCACGAGGGACGACGAGACAGATGAGACAGATAGTCTTTCGCAGACAAAACACCCTATCGTCGTCGAAGGCGGCGCTCAACAGCCTCTTTTGGATTACCTCAGAGGGTCACTTGATAACATCGTTTGGGAAGGGCAAAATGCCCTGTCTGCCATTGAAATGGTTGATCCTCAGTTGCTGCCAACTTTCCATGGTACACCGATTCCATGGGAAGCGAAAGTTGACAG ACGAGTCGCAATGGCTCTGGCATGTCATCGGGCGGCGGTGCGGGAACAGGTGGCCACGGAACTCTTGCAGCTTCAAG GCAAAAAGTCGCCACCGCTTATCTATGCGAGGCACCTGCAGCCAGTTTTGGTGAGGCTTGCTGCCGACACCGCACCGGTTCGCGTGACTTACACCTGGGGAGATGAATATTCCGACATCCAGCTGGTCGTCATCGAAGAAGAGTTTGGGCCACCCACGAAAACAGGTGATTCTCTTTCCGTGGCGACGACACAAGAAGACGTTACTTCCGTCAACTGA